The DNA sequence ATAACTTTCAGAAAGAAGTACTTCTTACCTTATTGGCAATGCGTCCCTTTTTCGATTATATGAGTGAAGTACTTACTACTGATTTGAATGGGGAGCCTTTGTTCTAAAGTTCAATATGAAAGTCAGGTAGAACTTTTAAAAGCAATTCAAACATTACAGTTTGCACAATAATATTCAGTACACAGAAAAAATCAGAGCCTTTTTTTTGTAATTTCCGCCAATTAAAAACAACCCATGAAAATAAAGATTCTTCTCTTTCTTTTATTCATCATCAATGCTGTCAAAGCACAAATCACGGAGAAAATAACCATTCCCAATGGCATAGTTTATCATTATGTTGATGATAAAACAAATGAAAAAGTAAAAAAATCGTTTACAGAGAGCCTAACCCATACAACCAATTATGATATACTGGGAAATAATTTAATTATAGGACCAACACTCTGGAAGAGATTTAAAAATATAGAAAACTTAAAAAATATTCCTGATAGCTTGACTTTCCATATAGATGATGTAGAAATTGAAGGGAAAATGGCCAAAAAATTGGATGACTCAAAAAAGATATGGAATGAATTTAAAAAAGAAATTTCTGGAAATTATCAGATTAGAAAAGCCAATGAAGATGAATTAAAATATTATTGGTCTACCATTTCATTTGACATCGAAGAACCTTTATTCATTCTTCAAACTGAAAAGCAGCGGTATATTTTAAACTTTCTGAAAAAAAATCAGACATTATTCTGGTTGGATGAGTTTCCGCATAAAAATGCTTATAACAATCCTATTGACAACGGAACTTACACAACAGAAGGAACAATCAAAACCTATAAAAATGGCAATGAAGTATATGTTACCGATAAAGGAGACAGAGAAACTAAACTAGAGAAGGTCATATTTTTGACCGGTGATTCTGAATTAAAGGCGAATTCTTCCATTGAGGATATTAAGTCTGTTATTGATAAAACCAACAAAATTTTTGAGAATTTGTTTAAGGATTCTAAAAGTGAAGGAAAAATAATGGTTCAATTTGAATTGGGAAAAAAGAAAAACGACATTCAGTTTGCAGTTAAAGATGATCTGGATCTGGAAATCATGAAAGAATTTGAAAAACAGGTAAATAAAGAAAAGTATCCCAATTCTAAAAAAGAAATTATCAAGTTCCAGCTACTTTATAAGGTTAATTCTTACAACGAAACCGAATAAACTTTCTTTTTATTCTATTTTCCCTGTTTACTTATTTGTAATTTAGCCACTCAGAAAAAACAAAATCCATGAAACTGTATATTTTATTTGTTCTTCTTTTTATTTCCAGCATAGTAACTGCACAAGAAAAAGAATATCCATCCATCAAAAAAGGAGATTTTCCGGAAGGTATTTATATGACTTTGGAAGATGTTTTAAATAAAAAGCCTTCTTCAACCGAAGAGGTCTATTTCAAAGCCTGTGAAAAGTGTGATTCTCTTGATATGCCGGAAAAAGCATTCTTTTATTTCAAACAAAAAAATAAAAGAGTAAAAATTCCATTAGCTGTTTCGCATAAAGGAGAAATGTATTTTCAGACTTATCGAAAATATACCAATAAGAAAGACAATGGATATGATCCTGACCAGTATTCAAGATTTTGTAAAGTTTTGAATTATGGTAGATTTATTTATTTTGAAGAAAACATGAAAGGCTTATGGTCCAAGGCTTTTTTAGGAGCATTAAGTCCTCTTACCTACTCTATCAATGGGAAAACCAAAGGAATTGTTTTAGATTTAGACAACAAGGAATTTAATATTCTGCAAGATTGTGATGATTTAAACGATTTCCTATCCCAACACGATATTCCTGAATTCCAATGTAATTCAGAAACCTTTACCATTGGAGATTTGAGAACAAAAATTGAAGAAATCAATCTGCCTTACCGCTAAGCTGATGTTGACAATATATTGAAAGCCGTTCCGTTGTAAGAGCGGCTTTATTCCTTTATAAAACTTTTAACCGATGAAAAAATGTCTTCCAGTTTTTCTTTTATTTTTCTCCTGTCTGCTATGGTCACAAGAAATGATTTATCCTAAATATATTTACGGAAAAGATTTAAATAACATTCCTTTAGAAAAAACATCAGACATCTATTTTTTCATATACAGGCAAATACAGTACATAGGACAGCCTCAAAAAAATATTAAGCTTACCTACAATGACAATGAATCAAATAATAAAATTTTAGAAAAGAATTACCAAAATAACGATTTCAAAGCTCTTAATCAAGAGCTTAATGAACGCCATTATAAAGATCTCCGAATTTTTGTGGATACATCTCAAAAAACACCATTAATTAAAACATATACTGATACTACAAAAATATCATCTGCAGTCTATGAAGCTAAAATTGATAGCTTAAATGCTGGTTTAAAACTATCAAAAGAGATTCCATTGATTATAAAGTATTACGATGGATTTCCTGTTACCATTTATAATATGGAAGAAAGGGAGCGCATAATTGGTTTTGGCAATAATGTAATACTAGAATTTGAAGGCTTAGATAAAAATCATCAATGGAAAAAAATAGATAACTTCAGAAGGTATACTTGCGGAGTAGGTATTCAATTTTTCGTTTTAAAACCCAAAGAAATTGCAACTGTATTTGAGCCTCGCTTAACGGGTAATTTTAAAACGAAATTCAGATACAGATTAGGAAATATCCTTTCTAATGAATTTGATGGAAGCATCAATGATAAATATTTTGAACAAATAGACTTCAATCAAGAAAAAAAACAAGCCTCATGACATTCAGGGTTTCCTTACTCTTTCTTTTATTTTCTGTGAAAATAGCTGCCTGCAAATGCAATGATATTCCTATCTTTATTGTTATTTCCAACTCATACCTATCTTAAAAAATGAAAAAAATAATACTAGACCTTGCCATTACATTAGACGGATTTATTGAAGGACCCAATGGAGAAACCGACTGGTGTATCATGGATGATGATATGGATTTTGATGGTTTTCTTTCCGGCATAGACACGATCTTTTATGGAAGAGTAAGCTATGATGCATGGGGAAATTATCAACCGGAAGAAAATGCAGGAGTGGAAGAACAAAAACTTTGGGAAGCTGTTCATTCAAAAAATAAATTTGTCTTTTCCAGTCAAAACAGAGAAGATGAAAATGCCGTTTTCATCAGTTCTGATATTCTGGGAAAAGTTTCTGAAATAAAAGATCAGGGTGGAAAAGACATCTGGCTGTATGGAGGTGCAAGCCTTATTAAAACATTCATTCAGCACAATCTTATTGATACCTACAGAATATCCGTTCATCCGATTGCTTTAGGAAAAGGCAAACCTCTTTTTGAAGATGTAAAGGAAAGATTAAATTTAAAATTAGTCAAAACCAATGTTTTCAAATCCGGTGTAGTACAGCTTATTTACGAGGCTTAACCTTAAAACAGCCACGACATGAATGCTAAGCTTGGAACTATTATTATGTATGTGAAAAATGTGCCGCTGCTCAGGAACTTCTATGTGGACCATTTTAATTTGAAGGTGATTGAGGAAGACCCAACCTGGGTTTTGCTTGATGCCGGAGGTTCCCATATCGGACTCCATAAAATCGGAGATCAGTATCTTGAAAAAATAGAAGCCGGATATCTCTTCGACAACAATATCAAACTCGTTTTTGAAATTGACATTGATATAGAATCTGCAAGAAATGAACTGGTCTCAAAAAACATTCAGATGAGAGAGAGCAAAACTTTTGAAAACTACCCTTTCTGGCTCTGCGACGGAACTGATCCGGAAGGAAATGTATTTCAGCTAAAGAGCAAAAAATAAAACTACCCATCTGAACCATGAAAAAAATAATTGCTGTAACCTGTCTTGTCTTAATCCTGAGCCTTTACAACTATCCTATTTTTGATGATAAAAAAATTACATTTGCTGTTATTTTTCTATGTTTTGTTGTGATCATATTTTCGGTAGCAAAACTTTATTCTCCTGTTGAAAAAGAGGATTATGATTCAGTTGAAAAAGAAATGGACAGGCTGCATAATGATGACGGAATTTTTCAGTACACAGAAGACGGGTTTTACTTTAAACAAAAAAGTACAACAGAGTTTATACAATGGGATGAAATTATTTCAATATATTCTTTCCGTATTCCATCTCCATTCAGTGAAAGAAAACAATCCGGGCTGGAAATTATTACTGATAGAAAAAGCTATGAATTCGATTATACTATAACATCTGGAATCGTAAAGCTTACCGATCAACTTTACAACTATCTTCCGGACCGGGTAGAAGATTCACCTATGGAGATAAATAATTTCGGTCTTGAAAAAACAAAGTTGTATGAAAGAAAACCTTTACAGTAATCAATTAGACATGCCAACGATCATTGAAATAAAAAACAAAACCAATTGGCTAACTACCTTTATCACAAGTATTGGCTTAATTTTCATGTTTTTGATGGTACTCATCATCATCATTTTTGGGCTCCTGCAGTATAATGATTTTTTTGCACTTACCAGTTTATCTTCTATAACTGCAGTTATAGTCTGCCTTTTTATTTTCTTCCTCTATATCTGGCTGTGGAATAATTTCGGAAAAACAGTTCTTACCATTGATCCCGAAACTTTAACCATACAGTATAAAAACAAATTATTCACAAGTCCTAAAATCTATCTGAAAAAAGAAACAGATCGCTTTGAAACGAAAGATTTTAAGATCGAAAAACATCAATTGGGAGTCCGCTACCATTTTTCAATAAGTGGTTCAACCTATTCTGTTATTCTCATACAAAAAGAAACCGAAACAAGAATCGTAAACTGGCTCACCAAAGATAAAGCGGATGAAATTGCAGGTGAATTAAAAAAAATTTGGTATTAAATACAGATAACCAAAAATAGTTCATTAGTCATGTAATATTATCACACTTAAAAGTGTCTTATTAAAAAAAATCAATGAAGTCTATTTTAACCTGCATTATGATATTGCTTGCAGCCAGTCCACTTTTTTCTCAGAAATCAGAAAAACTGGAACAATTATTCTCCACTTATGAAAAAGCCGGTTTGTTCAGCGGTTCCGTTCTCATTGCCGAAAAAGGAAAAGTTATTTTTGAAAAAAGTTACGGCTACAGAAATGCCCCTAAAAAACTAAAAAACACCAATAACAGCCTTTACCGGGTATTTTCTACCACAAAAATGTTCACTGCAACCGTTCTTTTTCAGTTAGAAGAACAGGGGAAATTATCTTTGAATGACAAACTTTCAAAATATTATCCCGATTTTCCGAAGGGAGACAGCATCACTTTAGCCAACCTGCTTTCGCATACATCAGGAATTCCCAATGATACAAACTCTGAGTATACTGTAGATGAGGCAACATTTTTAAAGTATATTTCCGCAAAACCACTGAATTTCTCACCTGGTAAAGATTGGGATTACTCTAATTCAGGATATTATATTCTCAGTTATATCATTAAAAAAGTGACAGGTCTGAATTATGATAAAGTGATAGAAAACAATATACTGAAACCCCTGAAAATGAATCACAGTGGGTTTAACTTCAATACTGTTACGGATGAAAATAAAGCATTTGGGTATGAGTTTTTATCCGATAACAGGTCAAACGAAGCATTACGTTTCAAAACCGATCATCCTTTTGGGGCGGGAGCCATGTATTCTACAGTAGAAGACCTTTTTAAGTTCAATGAAGCGCTAAAGAATTACACCATTCTGAAAAAAGAAACGATAGATAAAGCTTTTACTCCTTATCTTAAGGATCATTATGGATTAGGTTTTCAGATTTCGACTGTTTTTGACAAAAAAAGAGTGGGTCATGATGGTGGCGGACCTGGTTACAGGAGCAGGTATTACAGAATTCTGGAGGACGATATTTGTGTGATTGTCATTTCAAATTCAGAGCTTTCACACACAGATTTTATTTTTCCTCTGGTAGAAAAAATACTGTACAATAAGCCTTATACTATTCCAGCCATTGCAAAAGTGAGTACAGAGGATTTAAAAAAACTGGATGGGGTTTATTCCACTGAAAATTCAAACTTTTATATAAACAGTGCTGATGGGAAACTGATTTTTAAAGAAGGCAGTTATCCTAGAAATGCCTTGCTGCCATTAAGTAAAACATCATTTCAACTGGATGAAAAATTTACCTGTACATTTAAACCTGATCAAAACGGAAAAATAGATACTGTTGTCATTCATTTCTGGGATGGAACGGTGAAAACAGCAAAGAGAAATACCAATAATCCTACATGGGGAATTATCGGAAATGCTACTCCTAACGGCTGGGATGGAAAAGATATCCCACTGCAGACAAATCCTGAAACTCCTAATATTTATTTTCTTAAAAACTATAAACTGAATAAAGGCAATTTAAAATTCAGATTTAATAGCGACTGGGGATACAGCCTCGGACTGAATAATGATAATAAAAGCATTGCCTTTGATGCTTATGATTTTCCCATCAATGAAGATGGTTCTTATGACATTGTACTCGATATGACCAATACGGTAAAACCACAATTCAGCATCAAAAAATCAGTTCAATAAAAACTTGCATTTACACCGTAAAAAATACATATTTTTCAACCACTCTAAAAATAGGGTGGTTTTTATTTTAAACATCCATTGATATTTTTTATTATTTTTATCTCACTCAAAATCAAACCACAAAATATAATCTATGCCTCATTTTATTATAGATTGTTCGCAGGATATTCTTCAGCTGAGAACGCCCGAAGAATTAATGGATGCCGTTTATGAAACAGCTGATGCAACTGGTCTTTCTGCTCCCAATGATATCAAAGTGAGGCTTCAGCCCTATCAGTATTACAGATTAGGAACAGGCAAGAAAAATTTTCTGCATGTCTTCGGATATATTATGGAAGGCCGTACTACTGAACAAAAAGCATATCTTTCCAGACAGATCAGCACCAGACTTTCTGAATTACTCACTGATATTTCCTTTCTTTCTGTGAATATCAATGATTTTGAAGCTGCAACTTACAGCAATAAAGCACTCATTAATCCTGAAAATATAGATAAAGACCGGCATTTTGGATTATAATTTTCTTACAACACCAACTAAATACTAATATTATGAGCTTAAAAGCATTAGTCAACAAAAGCGTACAGTACAACAATTGGGTAGTCAACAAATATATTGACTGGTTATCCACAAAATCTGACGAACAGCTTAATCAGGAAACAATTTCAAGTTTTCCTACTATCCTAAAAACTTTACACCACATTTGGCAGACCCAGGAATATTGGTGGAACCACATTTCTGAAAAAAATGATTTTGATTTTACTAAAACTACAGAAACCACAGACAAAGAAGATGTTTTCAATGCTATTAAAAACAATTCGCAAAAGCTGGTAGATTATGTGGAAAGTCTGTCTGAAGATGATCTTTCAAAGAATGTAAAGATAGAGTCTCAATGGTTTCAGTGTGACTTTTCAAAGTATGAATATATCCAGCACGCTATTCTTCACGGGACTTATCACAGAGGGCAAATCGTAACGATGGGACGAAATATCGGAATAACAGATGCTCCGATGACCGATTTTAACTTCTGGAATATTTATAAAGACAAGCAATAAAAGGTATATCTTTTCTATCACTTAAAAAGATAGCAATTTACAGTGTAACCCCATCATTATGACCACTAAAACCATAGAACTCGATTTATTTCAGGAGAACATCAAACACCTTTCAACTAATGAGCTCGGGAATTTTATTGCCATAACCTCTAAGAACAAAATTGTAATCTCCGGCACAGAAACACCATTAGAATTAGGAGTTGATATCTTAATGGCTAAAATCATTAATGAAGAAAAAATTTTAATTGTACTTCATCGTCCAACCTCAATAGAAAATGCTTTAATTATTGACTATACAGGAAAGCCCTATGTAAAATTTAATATTGGTACTTCAATTAATGACATTAAGATAAATGGCAAAAAAATAATAGTATCGTATTTTGATGAAGGTGTTTTAAGAGGTGATAAACCTGACTGTGATGCATTAGCAGTATTTAATCTTAATGGTGAACATGTTTTTGGTTTTAACTCAAGTAATTTACAAGACCAACTTATCGATTGCTATTGTGTTGCCAATTTGGGAAATGGAAAAATAGTTTTTAATGGTTATGGAAATTTTCTGTTGCAGGAGTTGGATGTAAACAACTTTAATCTTGTCAGCTATAGA is a window from the Chryseobacterium indologenes genome containing:
- a CDS encoding VOC family protein yields the protein MNAKLGTIIMYVKNVPLLRNFYVDHFNLKVIEEDPTWVLLDAGGSHIGLHKIGDQYLEKIEAGYLFDNNIKLVFEIDIDIESARNELVSKNIQMRESKTFENYPFWLCDGTDPEGNVFQLKSKK
- a CDS encoding DinB family protein, whose amino-acid sequence is MSLKALVNKSVQYNNWVVNKYIDWLSTKSDEQLNQETISSFPTILKTLHHIWQTQEYWWNHISEKNDFDFTKTTETTDKEDVFNAIKNNSQKLVDYVESLSEDDLSKNVKIESQWFQCDFSKYEYIQHAILHGTYHRGQIVTMGRNIGITDAPMTDFNFWNIYKDKQ
- a CDS encoding dihydrofolate reductase family protein, with the translated sequence MKKIILDLAITLDGFIEGPNGETDWCIMDDDMDFDGFLSGIDTIFYGRVSYDAWGNYQPEENAGVEEQKLWEAVHSKNKFVFSSQNREDENAVFISSDILGKVSEIKDQGGKDIWLYGGASLIKTFIQHNLIDTYRISVHPIALGKGKPLFEDVKERLNLKLVKTNVFKSGVVQLIYEA
- a CDS encoding 5-carboxymethyl-2-hydroxymuconate Delta-isomerase, with the translated sequence MPHFIIDCSQDILQLRTPEELMDAVYETADATGLSAPNDIKVRLQPYQYYRLGTGKKNFLHVFGYIMEGRTTEQKAYLSRQISTRLSELLTDISFLSVNINDFEAATYSNKALINPENIDKDRHFGL
- a CDS encoding serine hydrolase gives rise to the protein MKSILTCIMILLAASPLFSQKSEKLEQLFSTYEKAGLFSGSVLIAEKGKVIFEKSYGYRNAPKKLKNTNNSLYRVFSTTKMFTATVLFQLEEQGKLSLNDKLSKYYPDFPKGDSITLANLLSHTSGIPNDTNSEYTVDEATFLKYISAKPLNFSPGKDWDYSNSGYYILSYIIKKVTGLNYDKVIENNILKPLKMNHSGFNFNTVTDENKAFGYEFLSDNRSNEALRFKTDHPFGAGAMYSTVEDLFKFNEALKNYTILKKETIDKAFTPYLKDHYGLGFQISTVFDKKRVGHDGGGPGYRSRYYRILEDDICVIVISNSELSHTDFIFPLVEKILYNKPYTIPAIAKVSTEDLKKLDGVYSTENSNFYINSADGKLIFKEGSYPRNALLPLSKTSFQLDEKFTCTFKPDQNGKIDTVVIHFWDGTVKTAKRNTNNPTWGIIGNATPNGWDGKDIPLQTNPETPNIYFLKNYKLNKGNLKFRFNSDWGYSLGLNNDNKSIAFDAYDFPINEDGSYDIVLDMTNTVKPQFSIKKSVQ